A window from Luteolibacter flavescens encodes these proteins:
- a CDS encoding L,D-transpeptidase, whose amino-acid sequence MSIVASVLALFLASCANKPAVTLGPDGKPIDSQGKPTNPFPPGSYDHFKAEPDYPKTMKTWKNDQLLPQTNDSNSRIVISLPKQRGFLMNGDEVVMDYPISSGVPSRPTPPGNYKILEKIVDKSSNAYGKVYDAEGKQVSGETPKDVPEGGKFVGAPMNYWMRLTWDGVGHHIGPIPRSRRAASHACIRGPSAIMPIVYGKMKVGSPVSVVEE is encoded by the coding sequence TTGAGCATCGTTGCCAGTGTCCTGGCATTGTTTTTGGCCAGTTGCGCGAACAAGCCCGCCGTGACCCTGGGTCCGGATGGCAAGCCGATCGATTCGCAGGGCAAGCCGACGAATCCCTTCCCGCCGGGCAGCTACGACCACTTCAAGGCCGAGCCGGACTACCCGAAGACGATGAAGACGTGGAAGAACGACCAGCTTCTCCCGCAGACCAATGACTCGAACTCGCGGATCGTCATCTCGCTGCCGAAGCAGCGCGGCTTCCTCATGAATGGCGACGAGGTGGTGATGGATTACCCCATCTCCAGCGGAGTGCCTTCCCGCCCGACGCCTCCGGGGAATTACAAGATCCTCGAGAAGATCGTGGACAAGTCCTCGAATGCCTACGGCAAGGTCTATGACGCCGAGGGCAAGCAGGTCAGCGGCGAGACGCCGAAGGACGTGCCCGAGGGAGGGAAATTCGTCGGCGCGCCGATGAACTACTGGATGCGCCTCACCTGGGACGGCGTGGGTCACCACATCGGCCCCATCCCGCGCTCCCGCCGCGCCGCCTCGCACGCCTGCATCCGCGGCCCGAGCGCCATCATGCCGATCGTTTACGGCAAGATGAAGGTCGGCTCGCCGGTCTCCGTGGTGGAGGAGTGA
- a CDS encoding tetratricopeptide repeat protein — translation MKRVALAWLAAVSPLAASPKLDFALGILAGERGDHEAAAAAMEKAREADPGAYPLVARVAGQRMAAGDVEGASTLYREFATGSPERMDAQLAYADFLRDASPDDDFAAKLAVETLEKAAGKFPGHLPIQQRLFRTYESLGQRDRSLGIFESVMEAPSGRAGVMEAVAMSRTLFPKDDLKARERVDTLLKDSCARMPQDAVLARTASEHFRTTGRLPEAVEMLSRHVKAMPSSLEMRRQLGVLQLMAGQETEGEATLLEVVDIDINEARAHTTLAKLYRKHGRAAEARQHAAQALKSRGGSVSDFTALADEFLDADLPREARLLLEKAMFYHPDDAATAVKLAVASRRDPESRSQSSLLFREAEGLSGEKGPATDPVFLTEFAECLLESGQTKAAEDRLRTAIRTYPPDRKKETAAALRRLAGIWEGEKRNEEAAKALLQRAKSLDPG, via the coding sequence ATGAAACGTGTCGCGCTCGCATGGCTCGCCGCGGTGTCGCCACTGGCTGCATCGCCGAAGCTCGACTTCGCGCTCGGCATCCTGGCCGGGGAGCGGGGGGATCACGAGGCGGCGGCTGCTGCGATGGAAAAGGCACGCGAGGCAGACCCAGGGGCCTACCCTCTGGTCGCACGCGTGGCCGGCCAGCGCATGGCGGCGGGGGATGTGGAGGGCGCGTCCACGCTCTATCGCGAGTTCGCCACCGGCAGCCCCGAGCGGATGGACGCGCAGCTCGCCTATGCGGATTTCTTGCGGGACGCCTCTCCGGACGATGATTTCGCGGCGAAGCTGGCGGTGGAGACCTTGGAAAAGGCGGCGGGGAAATTTCCCGGCCACCTCCCGATCCAGCAGCGGCTCTTCCGCACCTACGAGTCTCTCGGCCAGCGGGATCGCTCGCTCGGCATCTTCGAGTCGGTGATGGAGGCTCCGTCCGGTCGTGCCGGGGTCATGGAGGCCGTGGCGATGTCCCGCACCCTTTTCCCAAAGGACGACCTGAAGGCCCGCGAGCGGGTGGACACGCTGCTGAAGGACTCGTGCGCCCGCATGCCGCAGGATGCCGTGCTGGCACGCACCGCCAGCGAGCACTTCCGCACCACGGGCCGCCTGCCGGAGGCGGTGGAGATGCTGTCCCGCCATGTGAAGGCGATGCCTTCTTCGCTCGAGATGCGCCGCCAGCTCGGCGTGCTGCAGCTCATGGCCGGTCAGGAGACCGAGGGCGAGGCGACCCTGCTGGAGGTGGTGGACATCGACATCAATGAAGCGCGCGCCCACACGACACTGGCGAAGCTCTACCGGAAGCACGGCCGCGCCGCTGAGGCACGCCAGCACGCCGCGCAGGCGCTGAAGTCGCGCGGCGGCAGCGTCTCGGATTTCACGGCGCTGGCGGATGAATTCCTCGACGCGGACCTGCCCCGGGAAGCCCGCCTGCTGCTGGAGAAAGCGATGTTCTACCACCCGGACGACGCGGCTACCGCGGTGAAGCTGGCGGTGGCATCGCGCCGCGACCCGGAGTCACGGTCGCAGTCCTCACTGCTCTTCCGCGAGGCCGAGGGGCTGTCCGGGGAAAAGGGCCCGGCGACCGATCCCGTCTTCCTCACGGAATTCGCCGAGTGCCTGTTGGAAAGCGGCCAGACAAAGGCCGCGGAGGACCGCCTGCGCACTGCCATCCGCACCTACCCGCCTGACCGGAAAAAGGAGACCGCCGCCGCGCTGCGTCGCCTCGCAGGGATCTGGGAAGGGGAAAAGCGTAACGAAGAAGCCGCAAAAGCCTTGTTGCAACGGGCAAAGTCGCTCGATCCCGGTTAG
- the mutS gene encoding DNA mismatch repair protein MutS produces the protein MSAAPTLTPMMAQYQAMRRSLPDDVLLLYRLGDFYEMFFEDAKTAAPILNVALTKRNAIPMCGVPYHAADAYIAKLVKASKRVAIAEQTSEPKPGKIVEREITRIISAGSIIESHLLDDQRPNYLAAVFHLGKARGLACVDHSTGEFTVAEFADQAQLDDELARLTPSELLISDEQLAVFGHLPAAQPYDGYAFLPDPARQMLCDHFGVHSLDGYGCGEAHSAVAAAGAILHYLVHQLRRPCEHMRALRVRENADHVLIDAASQRNLDLIDSRSGKKHTLLGVLDRTRTPMGARLLRDWILHPLRDRAELGRRHDFIAALLAQPFILSKCRESLQGIRDIERTVGRLSQGAGNARDLQALSVSLAHIPALQEDLGCLGVPHAPGLRAFPELVDHLQASLSDEPPATLKDGGMIRDGHSPELDELRSLSRDGKSWIAKLQEDERKRTGIESLKVKFNNVFGYFIEITSSKLDKVPDDYTRKQTMANCERYITPALKEMENKVLGAEERAKQLEQELFLQLRSEVCRDLVALQGAAAAIAEVDVLCGLAETAQTHGHVRPVLEDSRNLIIDNGRHPVLEQTLVEEKFVPNDTAFDPAESLLQILTGPNMAGKSTYIRQVALITLMAQTGAYVPADHAVVGMVDRIFCRVGASDDLSRGQSTFMVEMNETALILNHATDRSLVILDEIGRGTATFDGLSIAWAVAEHLHDVVGCRTLFATHYHELTDLANTRPAVANFNVAVREWNDEIIFLRKILPGAADKSYGIQVARLAGLPKPIIERAKSILSHLELHSAKPDAKKQGPKAKNTRQDAMPSANAPQLDLFADL, from the coding sequence ATGTCCGCCGCTCCGACGCTCACTCCGATGATGGCGCAGTACCAGGCCATGCGCCGCTCGCTGCCTGACGACGTGCTGCTGCTCTACCGCCTCGGCGATTTCTACGAGATGTTCTTCGAGGACGCGAAGACCGCGGCCCCCATCCTGAATGTGGCGCTGACGAAGCGGAACGCGATCCCCATGTGCGGCGTGCCCTACCACGCTGCGGACGCCTACATCGCGAAGCTGGTGAAGGCCTCGAAGCGCGTCGCCATCGCCGAGCAAACCAGCGAGCCGAAGCCGGGGAAGATCGTCGAGCGCGAGATCACGCGCATCATTTCCGCAGGCTCCATCATCGAGAGCCACCTGCTGGATGACCAGCGGCCGAACTACCTCGCGGCGGTTTTTCACCTCGGGAAGGCCCGCGGGCTCGCCTGCGTGGACCATTCGACGGGGGAATTCACCGTCGCGGAATTCGCGGACCAGGCGCAGCTCGATGACGAGCTGGCGCGGCTCACGCCATCGGAGTTGCTGATTTCGGACGAGCAGCTCGCCGTCTTCGGCCACCTGCCCGCGGCGCAGCCGTACGATGGCTATGCCTTCCTGCCGGACCCCGCGCGGCAGATGCTGTGCGATCACTTCGGTGTGCACTCGCTGGATGGCTACGGCTGCGGCGAGGCGCATTCGGCGGTCGCGGCTGCGGGGGCCATCCTTCACTATCTGGTCCATCAGCTCCGCCGCCCGTGCGAGCACATGCGCGCGCTGCGGGTGCGGGAGAATGCGGACCACGTGCTGATCGATGCCGCCTCGCAACGGAATCTCGACCTCATCGACTCGCGCTCGGGGAAGAAGCACACGCTGCTCGGCGTGCTGGACCGGACGCGGACGCCGATGGGCGCGCGGTTGCTTCGGGACTGGATCCTGCACCCGCTGCGGGATCGCGCGGAGTTGGGACGGCGGCATGATTTCATCGCGGCATTGCTCGCGCAGCCCTTCATCCTTTCGAAGTGCCGTGAATCCCTGCAAGGCATCCGCGACATCGAGCGCACGGTAGGCCGTCTCTCGCAGGGAGCGGGAAATGCGCGCGACCTCCAGGCGCTGTCAGTGTCGCTCGCGCACATCCCCGCGCTGCAGGAGGATCTCGGCTGCTTGGGCGTGCCACATGCGCCGGGGCTGCGCGCCTTCCCGGAGCTGGTGGATCACCTGCAGGCATCGCTTTCCGACGAGCCTCCGGCGACGCTGAAAGATGGCGGCATGATCCGCGACGGACACTCGCCGGAGCTGGACGAGCTGCGCTCGCTCTCGCGCGATGGCAAGTCGTGGATCGCCAAGCTCCAGGAAGACGAGCGCAAGCGCACGGGCATCGAGTCGCTGAAGGTGAAGTTCAACAACGTCTTCGGCTACTTCATCGAGATCACCTCGTCGAAGCTGGACAAGGTGCCGGATGACTACACGCGCAAGCAGACGATGGCGAACTGCGAGCGCTACATCACCCCGGCGCTGAAGGAGATGGAGAACAAGGTGCTGGGCGCCGAGGAGCGCGCGAAGCAACTGGAGCAGGAGCTCTTCCTCCAGCTCCGGAGCGAGGTCTGCCGGGACCTCGTGGCGCTGCAGGGCGCGGCGGCGGCCATCGCGGAGGTGGACGTGCTGTGCGGACTGGCGGAGACGGCACAGACCCATGGCCACGTGCGCCCGGTGCTGGAGGACTCGCGGAATCTCATCATCGACAACGGCCGCCACCCCGTGCTGGAGCAGACGCTGGTGGAGGAGAAATTCGTGCCGAACGACACCGCCTTCGATCCCGCCGAGTCGTTGCTTCAGATTCTAACAGGTCCTAACATGGCGGGCAAATCCACCTACATCCGCCAGGTGGCGCTCATCACGCTGATGGCGCAGACCGGGGCATACGTCCCCGCGGACCATGCCGTGGTGGGCATGGTGGATCGTATCTTCTGCCGGGTGGGTGCCTCGGATGACCTGTCTCGCGGGCAGTCCACCTTCATGGTGGAGATGAATGAAACGGCGCTGATCCTGAATCACGCCACGGATCGCTCGCTGGTCATTCTGGACGAGATCGGCCGCGGCACCGCGACCTTCGATGGCCTGTCCATCGCGTGGGCGGTGGCGGAGCACCTGCACGATGTGGTGGGCTGCCGGACGCTCTTCGCGACGCATTACCACGAGCTCACGGATCTCGCGAACACGCGGCCCGCAGTGGCGAATTTCAATGTGGCGGTGCGCGAGTGGAACGACGAGATCATCTTCCTCCGCAAGATCCTGCCCGGCGCTGCGGACAAGAGCTACGGCATCCAGGTCGCGCGTCTCGCCGGCTTGCCGAAGCCGATCATCGAGCGGGCGAAGTCCATCCTCTCGCACCTCGAGCTGCACTCCGCGAAGCCCGATGCGAAGAAGCAGGGGCCGAAGGCGAAGAACACGCGCCAGGATGCGATGCCCTCGGCCAATGCACCGCAGCTCGATCTCTTCGCGGATCTGTGA
- a CDS encoding AsmA-like C-terminal region-containing protein → MSRRERRKKAAGAKGGSSNRWLVRGAVIAFGGAVALLGGGYIGLRSWLHGESFRHMLATEAGKAIGVTCEFSPFRWAGTSMTTDSFTASGEAIVQSINSEGLRVDVGLGGWWEGVWRIDEARARKIEVVIDTTAADRVKDLPPATVQPPPPPRGKKWYDSLVPDEVDLRKVDVGNSALKVITRSGPVSISGTSWKVTPDEAKGSYRAEGTDGTVKLPWEWAPPMNLGKARLRYHQDTVSLSAADFQVYQSGRLDLNGEMSVKGDGYVFNGHLRDVMCDEILPEDWKQRVAGKVDTEFTVESGKNGPIVEGSLTHANGVLTALPLLDSLAAYADTTRFRRIALEKGSLDYRWEDGAMTLKNIILSSEGLVRLEGSLQVDKQERIDGRFRLGLVPGILARIPGAETIVFAPGERGLLWTTLHISGTLEDPEEDLSQRLIAAAGMRMIEIIPETGEKVLKFTTQALDQDMQAQLKQSADTVIEQGKGVIEQGKGVIDEAAGVVKEVGGLLDIFGGKEEKKKEDE, encoded by the coding sequence ATGAGCCGGAGAGAAAGGCGCAAGAAGGCCGCGGGGGCGAAAGGTGGCAGCAGCAATCGCTGGCTGGTGCGCGGCGCGGTGATCGCCTTTGGCGGTGCGGTGGCCCTGCTCGGCGGCGGCTACATCGGCCTGCGGAGCTGGCTGCACGGGGAGAGCTTCCGCCACATGCTGGCGACGGAGGCAGGCAAGGCGATCGGCGTGACCTGTGAGTTCAGCCCCTTCCGCTGGGCGGGCACGAGCATGACCACGGACTCCTTCACCGCATCCGGCGAGGCGATCGTGCAGTCGATCAATTCCGAGGGCCTGCGCGTGGACGTGGGCCTCGGCGGATGGTGGGAGGGCGTGTGGCGCATCGACGAGGCGCGTGCGCGGAAGATCGAGGTGGTCATCGACACCACCGCCGCGGACCGCGTGAAGGATCTGCCCCCGGCCACGGTGCAACCCCCGCCACCACCGCGGGGAAAGAAGTGGTACGACAGCCTCGTGCCCGACGAGGTGGACCTGCGGAAGGTGGACGTGGGAAATTCCGCCCTCAAGGTGATCACCCGCAGCGGACCCGTCAGCATCTCGGGAACCTCGTGGAAGGTCACCCCGGATGAAGCGAAGGGCAGCTATCGCGCGGAGGGCACCGATGGCACGGTGAAGCTGCCGTGGGAATGGGCCCCGCCGATGAATCTGGGCAAGGCCCGCCTGCGCTATCACCAGGACACCGTCTCGCTCTCCGCCGCGGATTTCCAAGTCTATCAAAGCGGGCGGCTCGACCTGAATGGCGAGATGTCCGTGAAGGGCGACGGCTATGTCTTCAATGGCCACCTGCGCGACGTGATGTGCGACGAGATCCTGCCGGAAGATTGGAAGCAGCGCGTGGCGGGAAAGGTGGACACGGAATTCACCGTCGAGTCCGGGAAGAACGGCCCGATCGTGGAGGGCAGCCTGACGCATGCGAATGGCGTGCTGACCGCGCTGCCGCTGCTCGACTCGCTCGCGGCGTATGCGGACACCACGCGCTTCCGCCGGATCGCGCTCGAGAAGGGCTCGCTGGATTATCGCTGGGAAGACGGCGCGATGACGCTGAAGAATATCATCCTCTCCAGCGAGGGGCTCGTGCGGCTGGAAGGCTCGCTGCAGGTGGACAAGCAGGAGCGCATCGACGGGCGCTTCCGCCTCGGCCTGGTGCCCGGCATCCTGGCGCGCATCCCCGGCGCGGAGACCATCGTCTTCGCCCCCGGCGAGCGCGGCCTGCTGTGGACCACGCTGCACATCTCCGGCACGCTGGAGGATCCGGAGGAGGATCTGTCCCAGCGCCTCATCGCGGCGGCCGGCATGCGGATGATCGAGATCATCCCGGAGACCGGGGAGAAGGTGCTGAAATTCACCACGCAGGCGCTCGATCAGGACATGCAGGCGCAGTTGAAGCAAAGCGCCGACACCGTGATCGAGCAGGGCAAGGGAGTCATCGAGCAAGGCAAGGGCGTGATCGACGAAGCGGCGGGCGTGGTGAAGGAAGTCGGTGGATTGCTGGACATCTTCGGCGGGAAGGAAGAGAAGAAGAAAGAAGATGAGTGA
- a CDS encoding four helix bundle protein, which yields MTYQRFEDVPVWQDAIRLAEGCEDFLIAAKDRITYSKRDQLDRCSLSVSNNIAEGFERGTTNELLAFLYIARGSAGEVRSMLCFFGRRPALVDFKSEISNLRSLAESCSRQMWGWADSLQNSDITGQRHLNDRTREEWQKRKTGEEGRKAFAAREKEMVSKLPPEHPARRLWEQRNGPL from the coding sequence ATGACTTATCAGCGCTTCGAAGATGTGCCCGTGTGGCAGGATGCCATCCGGCTGGCGGAGGGATGCGAGGACTTCCTCATTGCTGCGAAGGACCGGATCACCTACTCGAAGCGCGATCAACTCGACCGCTGCTCGCTGTCAGTGTCGAACAACATCGCCGAGGGCTTCGAGCGGGGGACGACGAATGAGTTGCTGGCCTTTCTCTACATCGCCCGCGGCTCGGCGGGGGAGGTCAGGTCGATGCTTTGCTTCTTCGGGCGCAGGCCTGCGCTGGTGGATTTCAAATCCGAGATCTCAAATTTGAGATCCCTCGCGGAGAGCTGCTCCCGTCAGATGTGGGGTTGGGCGGACTCGCTTCAAAACAGCGATATCACCGGTCAACGCCACCTGAATGACCGGACACGCGAGGAATGGCAAAAGCGCAAGACCGGGGAGGAAGGCCGGAAGGCTTTCGCGGCCAGGGAGAAGGAGATGGTTTCAAAGCTCCCGCCCGAGCATCCCGCGAGAAGATTGTGGGAACAGCGGAATGGCCCGCTTTGA
- a CDS encoding cytochrome b562: MLLASALMLPTPVRADDTALGKEMESIDSAFKAFRRETDPAKGAKAAREGQEAVLKSLPLVPAMIAKMPAGEAKDKAIAAYRLQMGQLFVVFCEVESAFIAKDIPTVTKLVETVKGSKKKGHDDFIEDEE, from the coding sequence ATGCTACTGGCGTCCGCCCTGATGCTACCCACCCCGGTCCGCGCCGATGACACCGCGCTGGGCAAGGAGATGGAAAGCATCGACTCCGCCTTCAAGGCCTTCCGCCGCGAGACCGACCCGGCGAAGGGTGCCAAGGCCGCCCGCGAAGGCCAGGAGGCCGTGCTGAAGTCGCTGCCCCTGGTCCCGGCCATGATCGCAAAGATGCCCGCCGGTGAAGCGAAGGACAAGGCCATCGCCGCCTACCGCCTGCAGATGGGCCAGCTCTTCGTCGTCTTCTGCGAAGTCGAGTCCGCCTTCATCGCCAAGGACATCCCGACCGTGACCAAGCTCGTCGAGACCGTGAAGGGCTCCAAGAAGAAGGGCCACGACGATTTCATCGAAGACGAGGAGTGA